One genomic segment of Microbacterium sp. ProA8 includes these proteins:
- a CDS encoding DEAD/DEAH box helicase → MTATTTTRTEALEVLRALVGRDDADFHDGQYEAIEALVDDRRRALVVQRTGWGKSAVYFVATLLLRRRGAGPTVLVSPLLALMRDQIAAAARAGVRAVKIDSTNAHEWSDVLAQLDRDEVDVLLVSPERLNNPSFRDEQLPQLVARIGLLVVDEAHCISDWGHDFRPDYRRLRDLIARMPAGVPVLATTATANSRVVSDVAEQLDAGSAEGRGTDAAASEVLTIRGPLARASLRLGVLRLPNSPSRLAWLISHLGDLPGSGIIYTLTVAAANDTARLLRDRGYDVRAYTGQTDTDEREESEALLKDNRVKALVATSALGMGFDKPDLGFVVHLGAPSSPVSYYQQVGRAGRATASADVLLLPGVEDRDIWQYFATASMPDRERAERVLSALAAAGGPMSTPALEAVVDIRRTPLELLLKVLDVDGAVARVRGGWIATGDPWTYDDERYRRIAAERVAEQQHMIEYEETSGCRMEFLQRSLDDDTAAPCGRCDNCAGAWFPTEIAAGATDAATAALDRVGVPIEPRRQWPTGADRLGVPVKGRISAEEQAGEGRALARLTDLGWGGVLRELFAAGAADALVPPNVLAACVRVLAEWGWESRPVAVVAMPSRAKPQLVDSLARGIAQIGRLPFLGSLDPVDGGPTGQPGGNSAFRLAGVWDRFSAAGLDIPAGPVLLVDDRVDSGWTLTIAAREIRRAGAAAVLPFALALRG, encoded by the coding sequence GTGACAGCCACCACCACGACCCGCACCGAGGCCCTCGAGGTGCTGCGCGCGCTCGTCGGGCGTGACGACGCCGACTTCCACGACGGGCAGTACGAGGCGATCGAGGCCCTCGTCGACGACCGCCGGCGGGCACTCGTGGTGCAGCGCACCGGGTGGGGCAAGTCGGCGGTCTACTTCGTGGCGACGCTGCTGCTGCGTCGCCGCGGCGCCGGGCCCACGGTGCTCGTCTCGCCGCTGCTCGCGCTCATGCGCGATCAGATCGCGGCCGCCGCCCGGGCAGGGGTGCGCGCGGTGAAGATCGACTCCACCAACGCGCACGAGTGGAGCGACGTGCTCGCCCAGCTCGACCGGGACGAGGTGGATGTGCTGCTCGTGTCGCCCGAGCGGCTCAACAACCCGTCGTTCCGCGACGAGCAGCTGCCGCAGCTCGTCGCGCGGATCGGACTGCTCGTCGTCGACGAGGCCCACTGCATCAGCGACTGGGGCCACGACTTCCGCCCTGACTACCGGCGCCTGCGCGACCTCATCGCGCGCATGCCCGCCGGCGTACCGGTGCTCGCGACGACGGCGACGGCGAACAGCCGCGTCGTGTCGGACGTCGCCGAGCAGCTCGACGCCGGCAGCGCCGAAGGACGGGGGACGGATGCCGCGGCATCCGAAGTCCTCACCATCCGGGGGCCGCTCGCGCGAGCCTCGCTGCGGCTCGGGGTGCTGCGACTGCCGAATTCTCCGAGCAGGCTCGCATGGCTCATCAGCCACCTCGGCGACCTGCCCGGCTCGGGCATCATCTACACGCTGACGGTCGCCGCGGCCAACGACACCGCGCGCCTGCTCCGCGACCGCGGCTACGACGTGCGGGCCTACACCGGGCAGACCGACACCGACGAGCGCGAGGAGTCCGAGGCGCTCCTGAAAGACAACCGCGTCAAGGCGCTCGTGGCGACCAGCGCGCTCGGGATGGGGTTCGACAAGCCCGATCTCGGCTTCGTGGTGCACCTGGGGGCGCCGTCGTCGCCGGTGTCGTACTACCAGCAGGTCGGTCGCGCGGGGCGCGCCACCGCGTCGGCCGACGTGCTGCTGCTCCCCGGCGTCGAGGACCGCGACATCTGGCAGTACTTCGCCACGGCGTCCATGCCCGACCGTGAACGCGCGGAGCGCGTGCTCTCCGCGCTCGCCGCAGCGGGCGGGCCGATGTCGACGCCGGCGCTGGAAGCCGTGGTCGACATCCGCCGCACGCCGCTCGAGCTCCTGTTGAAGGTGCTCGACGTCGACGGTGCCGTCGCGCGCGTGCGCGGCGGGTGGATCGCGACCGGCGACCCGTGGACCTATGACGACGAGCGGTATCGCCGCATCGCGGCCGAGCGCGTCGCCGAGCAGCAGCACATGATCGAGTACGAAGAGACGTCGGGCTGCCGCATGGAGTTCCTGCAGCGCTCGCTCGACGACGACACGGCCGCGCCCTGCGGGCGGTGCGACAACTGCGCGGGCGCCTGGTTCCCGACCGAGATCGCCGCCGGAGCGACGGATGCTGCCACCGCCGCCCTCGACCGCGTCGGCGTGCCGATCGAGCCGCGGCGGCAGTGGCCGACCGGTGCCGATCGGCTGGGGGTGCCGGTCAAGGGCCGCATCTCCGCCGAGGAGCAGGCGGGCGAGGGCCGTGCGCTTGCGCGGCTCACGGACCTCGGCTGGGGCGGCGTGCTCCGGGAGCTGTTCGCCGCAGGTGCCGCCGACGCACTGGTGCCGCCGAATGTGCTGGCCGCGTGCGTGCGCGTGCTCGCAGAATGGGGCTGGGAGAGTCGGCCGGTCGCCGTCGTCGCGATGCCGTCCCGTGCGAAGCCGCAGCTAGTCGACTCCCTGGCGCGGGGCATCGCCCAGATCGGCCGACTGCCGTTCCTCGGTTCCCTCGACCCCGTCGACGGCGGGCCCACCGGCCAGCCGGGCGGCAACAGCGCGTTCCGGCTGGCCGGCGTGTGGGACCGGTTCTCGGCCGCGGGTCTCGACATCCCCGCCGGTCCGGTCCTCCTCGTGGACGACCGGGTCGACAGCGGCTGGACCCTCACGATCGCCGCGCGGGAGATCCGCCGCGCCGGGGCGGCCGCCGTGCTGCCGTTCGCCTTGGCGCTGCGCGGCTGA
- a CDS encoding sulfurtransferase, translating into MPSPLISPTELADLIRSGTPPRILDVRWRLDRPEGRPEYLDGHLPGAVYVDLDHELARRGDPREGRHPLPSRTQLEAAARRWGIRDGDTVVAYDDVHSVAAARAWWVLTRSGVADVRVLDGGLRGWLAERLPLETGDVLPRPPGDVVLGEVTDGIADIDGVEEWPDHGLLLDVRAPERYRGDSEPLDPVGGHIPGAVNLPTTVHLTAGRFRAPDEIRAEFAAAGVADGVAVAAYCGSGIAATHTALAGALAGIDVVVYPGSWSQWSRSRGRLAAVGPAPSLDVVPV; encoded by the coding sequence ATGCCTTCCCCACTCATCTCGCCGACCGAGCTGGCCGACCTCATCCGCAGCGGGACCCCGCCGCGGATCCTCGACGTGCGCTGGCGTCTCGACCGACCCGAGGGCCGCCCGGAGTACCTCGACGGGCATCTGCCGGGAGCGGTGTACGTCGACCTCGACCACGAGCTGGCCCGCCGAGGCGACCCCCGTGAGGGCCGGCACCCGCTGCCGTCGCGCACGCAGCTCGAGGCGGCGGCGCGGCGCTGGGGCATCCGCGACGGCGACACGGTCGTCGCCTATGACGACGTGCACTCGGTGGCCGCGGCGCGCGCGTGGTGGGTGCTCACCCGCTCCGGAGTGGCCGACGTGCGTGTGCTCGACGGAGGCCTGCGCGGCTGGCTCGCCGAACGGCTGCCGCTCGAAACGGGCGATGTGCTGCCGAGGCCGCCGGGCGACGTCGTGCTCGGGGAGGTCACCGACGGCATCGCCGACATCGACGGCGTGGAGGAGTGGCCCGACCACGGCCTGCTCCTCGACGTGCGCGCACCGGAACGGTATCGAGGAGACAGTGAGCCGCTCGATCCGGTGGGCGGTCACATCCCGGGTGCCGTCAACCTCCCGACCACCGTCCACCTGACGGCCGGCAGATTCCGCGCGCCGGATGAGATCCGCGCCGAATTCGCCGCCGCCGGCGTGGCGGACGGCGTGGCGGTCGCGGCCTACTGCGGCTCCGGCATCGCGGCGACGCACACCGCCCTGGCGGGTGCGCTCGCCGGCATCGACGTCGTCGTCTACCCGGGCTCGTGGAGCCAGTGGTCGCGCTCGCGCGGGCGTCTCGCCGCCGTCGGCCCGGCACCGTCGCTGGACGTGGTGCCGGTATGA
- a CDS encoding NtaA/DmoA family FMN-dependent monooxygenase (This protein belongs to a clade of FMN-dependent monooxygenases, within a broader family of flavin-dependent oxidoreductases, the luciferase-like monooxygenase (LMM) family, some of whose members use coenzyme F420 rather than FMN.), with protein sequence MVRTLGAYPSGWRHPGAHKDPQTDAAILREVARLAEDAELDYLFFGDWLATGPDLEFRDPYLLARIDPVSAVLSLAAVTERIGLIATVNSTYADPYATARATASLDLLSGGRAGVNLVTGAEPRAAANHGRDAHADNETRYDRAEEFVRALRLLWESWDADAWVADSASGELIDARGLHPASFAGTQVRVEGPLNVARPPQSHPPIVHAGTSPRSRALAATEADLALIAAGDPAVAAATRAELRALAAAAGRDPDDLKVIVPVLPVVAETDAAARAIVDRLLLLVPIDDGVSSHARRAGFPANRSLASFLDVAGIEPGDGVRAASVDDAVSPSTAARFAEPAARTLETVRARTGRDLGGAHPVTWRHLIAAHAVPANFVVGGPATVADHFELWRDAGAADGFNVLSAFQPAQFEAFTGLAVPELRRRGLIGRTGATLRERLGLAAPRLLRAPEPVASGR encoded by the coding sequence ATGGTGCGCACCCTCGGCGCCTACCCGTCGGGCTGGCGCCACCCGGGAGCGCACAAGGATCCTCAGACGGATGCCGCGATCCTCCGCGAGGTCGCACGCCTGGCCGAAGACGCCGAGCTGGACTACCTGTTCTTCGGGGACTGGCTCGCGACCGGTCCCGACCTGGAGTTCCGCGACCCCTACCTGCTGGCGCGCATCGACCCGGTGAGCGCGGTGCTCTCCCTGGCGGCCGTCACCGAGCGCATCGGGCTCATCGCCACGGTGAACTCGACGTACGCCGACCCCTACGCCACCGCGCGGGCCACGGCATCCCTCGACCTCCTCAGCGGTGGTCGCGCGGGCGTGAATCTCGTCACCGGCGCCGAGCCGCGGGCGGCCGCCAACCACGGACGCGACGCGCACGCCGACAACGAGACGCGCTACGACCGCGCCGAGGAGTTCGTGCGGGCGCTCCGGCTGCTCTGGGAGTCCTGGGATGCCGATGCCTGGGTCGCCGACTCTGCCAGCGGTGAGCTCATCGATGCCCGTGGACTGCACCCGGCCAGCTTCGCCGGTACCCAGGTGCGCGTCGAGGGTCCGCTCAACGTCGCGCGTCCGCCGCAGTCGCACCCGCCGATCGTGCACGCCGGCACCTCGCCCCGCTCGCGTGCGCTCGCGGCGACCGAGGCCGACCTCGCGCTCATCGCGGCGGGCGACCCGGCGGTCGCTGCGGCGACCCGCGCCGAGCTGCGGGCGCTGGCGGCGGCGGCCGGCCGCGATCCCGACGACCTGAAGGTGATCGTGCCGGTGCTGCCGGTGGTGGCCGAGACGGATGCCGCAGCCCGCGCGATCGTCGACCGGCTCCTGCTGCTCGTGCCCATCGACGACGGGGTGTCTTCCCACGCCAGGCGTGCGGGGTTCCCGGCGAACCGCTCGCTGGCGTCGTTCCTCGACGTCGCCGGCATCGAGCCGGGCGACGGCGTGCGAGCGGCATCCGTCGACGACGCCGTGTCGCCGTCGACCGCCGCCCGCTTCGCCGAGCCCGCGGCGCGCACCCTCGAGACGGTGCGCGCCCGGACGGGGCGCGACCTCGGCGGCGCGCACCCGGTGACGTGGCGGCACCTCATCGCCGCCCATGCGGTGCCTGCGAACTTCGTCGTCGGCGGGCCCGCGACGGTCGCCGACCATTTCGAACTGTGGCGCGACGCGGGAGCCGCCGACGGCTTCAACGTGCTGTCGGCGTTCCAGCCGGCGCAGTTCGAAGCATTCACCGGGCTCGCCGTGCCGGAGCTGCGCCGCCGCGGGCTCATCGGCCGCACCGGCGCGACCCTGCGGGAGCGCCTGGGGCTGGCTGCCCCGCGGCTCCTCCGTGCCCCCGAGCCCGTCGCCTCCGGTCGCTGA